The following coding sequences lie in one Helicoverpa zea isolate HzStark_Cry1AcR chromosome 2, ilHelZeax1.1, whole genome shotgun sequence genomic window:
- the LOC124641382 gene encoding uncharacterized protein LOC124641382, whose translation MMLTEVEERIVALCGGESFSTGDAHLGIQPFPENDTPSPSPEAQPIYNTNDDNINVPQQQQSQARPTEESAAIVFYDSALIEDSPAPRNYRPPASAISRKLFASSSSSIVGTSQSILRNNQLDNTPPPNPHVYHPSLSPPTVTLSHTPTPSPSRRGSTPVASPVIPRTAASSCR comes from the exons ATGATGCTAACTGAGGTTGAGGAAAGGATTGTTGCTTTGTGTGGTGGTGAAAGCTTTTCCACAGGAGATGCACATTTAGGCATTCAGCCGTTTCCG GAAAATGATACGCCGTCTCCATCACCCGAAGCACAACCTATATACAATACTAATGATGACaac ATTAATGTACCACAACAACAGCAGAGTCAGGCACGGCCTACTGAGGAATCAgcagctattgtattttat GATTCCGCCCTGATTGAGGACAGTCCAGCACCTCGAAATTACAGACCACCAGCTAGTGCAATTTCGAGAAAACTGTTTGCTTCCTCATCCAGCTCCATTGTTGGAACTAGCCAAAGCATTTTACGG AATAACCAGTTAGACAACACTCCTCCTCCAAATCCTCATGTTTATCATCCCAGCCTGTCCCCTCCAACTGTAACACTTTCCCATACGCCCACACCTTCACCTTCACGCCGTGGTTCCACCCCAGTAGCCTCCCCAGTCATTCCAAGAACTGCGGCTTCATCATGtaggtaa